A window from Populus trichocarpa isolate Nisqually-1 chromosome 3, P.trichocarpa_v4.1, whole genome shotgun sequence encodes these proteins:
- the LOC7465807 gene encoding SNARE-interacting protein KEULE: MSFSDSDSSSAYGGDYRNFRQISRERLLHEMLRSAKTGNSKSTWKVLIMDRLTVKIMSYSCKMADITQEGVSLVEDIYRRRQPLPSMDAIYFIQPTKENVIMFLSDMAGKSPLYKKAFVFFSSPISRELVSHIKKDSSVLTRIGALREMNLEYFAIDSQGFITDNERALEELFGDDEDSHKGDACLNVMASRIATVFASLREFPFVRFRAARSLDVTTMTTSRDLIPTKLAARIWDSLTQYKQKIENFPQTETCELLILDRSIDQIAPVIHEWTYDAMCHDLLNMEGNKYVHEVPGKAGGPPEKKEVLLEEHDPVWLELRHAHIAFASERLHEKMTNFVSKNKAAKIQHGSRDGGELSTRDLQQMVQALPQYSEQIDKLSLHVEIAGKINRIIRELGLRELGQLEQDLVFGDAGMKDVIKFLTTKEDTTRENKLRLLMILAAVFPEKLEGERGLNIMKLARLPQDDMNAVNNMRLLAGASDTKKRSTGAFSLKFDIHKKKRAARKDRTGEEETTWQLSRFYPMIEELIDKLNKGELSKDEYPCMNDPSPSFHGTSQSTPMHHVPAPHSMRSKRTPTWARPRNSDDGYSSDSILRHASSDFKKMGQRIFVFIVGGATRSELRVCHKLTSKLQREVILGSSSLDDPPQFMTKLKLLTANELSLDDLQI, from the exons ATGTCGTTCTCGGATTCTGATTCGTCGTCTGCTTACGGTGGCGACTACAGGAATTTTAGACAAATTAGCCGTGAAC GTTTATTGCATGAAATGCTTCGATCAGCCAAAACAGGGAACTCAAAATCAACTTGGAAG GTTCTCATCATGGACAGACTTACTGTGAAGATCATGTCATACTCATGCAAGATGGCTGATATCACACAGGAAGGAGTTTCAT TGGTAGAAGACATATACAGAAGAAGGCAGCCGTTGCCCTCCATGGATGCTATATACTTCATCCAACCAACAAAAGAGAA TGTTATCATGTTCTTGTCAGACATGGCTGGGAAATCGCCTTTGTACAAAAA GGCATTTGTTTTCTTCAGTTCCCCTATATCAAGAGAACTGGTTTCTCATATCAAGAAAGATTCAAGTGTATTAACTCGCATAGGTGCATTGAGAGAG ATGAATTTGGAGTATTTTGCTATAGATAGCCAG GGTTTTATTACTGACAATGAAAGGGCTTTAGAAGAACTTTTTGGGGATGATGAGGATAGTCACAAAGGTGATGCGTGTTTGAATGTGATGGCTTCTCGCATCGCTACAGTTTTTGCTTCACTACGG GAATTTCCTTTTGTGAGATTTCGTGCTGCCAGGTCCCTTGATGTAACAACAATGACAACTTCCCGTGATCTAATTCCTACAAAGCTTGCTGCTAGAATTTGGGATTCTCTAACACAATATAAGCAAAAGATTGAAAACTTTCCCCAGACAGAAACCTGTGAACTGCTCATCCTGGATAGATCTATAGATCAG ATTGCTCCTGTCATACATGAGTGGACATATGATGCCATGTGCCATGATCTGTTGAATATGGAGGGAAATAAATATGTGCATGAG GTTCCTGGCAAAGCAGGTGGTCCACCTGAAAAAAAGGAAGTTCTTTTGGAGGAACATGATCCTGTTTGGCTTGAGCTTCGGCATGCACACATAGCATTT GCTAGTGAGCGGTTGCACGAGAAGATGACCAACTTTGTATCAAAAAATAAAGCTGCCAAAATCCAACATGGTTCAAG AGATGGTGGTGAACTTTCTACACGGGACTTGCAACAGATGGTTCAAGCATTGCCTCAATACAGTGAACAGATTGACAAGCTCTCTCTCCATGTAGAG ATTGCtggaaaaattaatagaattatCAGGGAGTTGGGGCTTCGAGAGCTTGGTCAACTAGAGCAGGACCTGGTTTTTGGAGATGCAGGAATGAAAGATGTTATTAAATTTCTGACTACGAAAGAG GATACAACTCGTGAAAATAAGTTGCGGTTGTTGATGATTCTTGCCGCTGTTTTTCCTGAGAAGCTTGAGGGTGAAAGGGGTCTTAATATAATGAAG ctGGCAAGATTACCGCAGGATGACATGAATGCTGTGAATAATATGAGATTGCTTGCGGGGGCATCAGATACCAAAAAAAGATCAACTGGTGCTTTTTCCCTGAAGTTTGATATTCATAAG AAGAAGCGTGCTGCCAGGAAAGACCGCACCGGTGAGGAAGAAACAACATGGCAGTTGTCCCGCTTTTACCCCATGATAGAG GAACTTATTGATAAACTTAACAAAGGAGAACTGTCCAAGGATGAATATCCATGTATGAATGACCCAAGCCCATCTTTCCATGGGACATCCCAGTCTACACCAATGCATCATGTTCCCGCACCCCATTCAATGAGATCAAAACGGACACCAACATGGGCTCGACCACGGAACTCCGATGATGGTTATTCAAG TGATTCAATTCTAAGACACGCATCTAGTGATTTTAAAAAGATGGGC